In Rhipicephalus sanguineus isolate Rsan-2018 chromosome 1, BIME_Rsan_1.4, whole genome shotgun sequence, the DNA window ggaatgttCAGATGAAAAACaagttaaatgtggctgtactttttaaaatTGACGATACTTCTTCCAGAATGTTATTAGGCACAGCCTGAGTTGTGACCAAGCCTGCGTAATCTGTTTGTGCAGCTCTTCCTTAATTTCAGATAGCAGCTTTGAAAAGTATTTATCTCTCTGTATAAAAAAATCACGTCGAAAATCATGTCAAATTGAGAGCAAATgtatctctctctccctatatatatatatatatatatatatatatatatatatatatatatatatatatatatatatatatatatatatatatatgtgtgtgtgtgtgtgtgtgtgtgtgtgtgtgtgtgtgtgtgtgtgtgtgtgtgtgtgtgtgtgtgtgtatttatttatttatttatttatttatttatttatatgatatatatacatatagaatAAATAATTATGTACGGCCGACAGAGTGAGCGACACTAGCCCCCCTACTCGCGAATAAGTTCGTACGCCACTGCCTTGAACTTATCCTTATATGCAGGTTCATGAACTTTCGCAGCATCGTACAAAGGGCATCAAAAGATATTCCCGCCGGTCTCAAGCTCCAGGCCGCGTTCAGCGTCTGCGCGACGTCTGCCAGTGGATTAGACGAGTCTTCCAAGTACATACTCAGGGACTTCATGAAAAAGCGCAAGATTCCATGGCCCCATGATACGATTCCGGAAGCAAATCAGCGAGACCTTCTCGACTTCGCACTCGGATCTTTGGTTTGATGCACAACCGCTATACACACACCGAAGGGTGCCACAGATTCCAGCCACTTTTGATAGCCTCGACGGTCAACAGGGCACGCAGCTACCTCAGAGGCGCCATTCCAAGGGATCTACAGGAACACTATTTTACGTGTCATTTGTATAAACCGACAAGAAAAAGGAACACGTAGTGAGCGAGATTACCAGTATCACCAGCATCGAGTTTGATATCGTCTCTAGCCACAATTCGCCACCGAGGAGATGCTGACGGTAGAAGCTCACTTTAACAGGGTCAGGCAAGTAACCATGATGAAGATCGCCAGACTCTGGTGGGGCTACAAACTGCCCAAGTGCATGTGGACCGTGAAGCTACAAGAGGTGAAGGTGCTTCTGTGGTCACCCGCCGAACGTCATGGCTGCACAAGTAGTACTCTCGCATATGTGCGCACACTTCGCGTTCAAAATGAGCACCACGATTTAGTTTGCACGGAACACCCATGAGAGTTTGCGCGCGttgcccttgatccgacgtgcggtccgggcagataagtgtggtcgagtcactcgagtgtcattttgtgctctctatctcatggcagaaaaaaatttcgggggggggggggggggggggagggcacgggcccggtgtgccatcccctggctacgcctctgacccTAGCGATAATGTACAGGGGACTCATATTCCCGTACGTGCGTGTGTTGGTACGAATCCTGGACAACGTCGCGCTGCCCCACAGGGAGACGTGGTACTTTCGTGGGCGTCGTTCAGCTGCAATTAAAAGGCGCTACCAGAGCCGGCTCTTGCCTTGTCTCCCGGCTTCTCGTTGCCGTTCCTGAAGATGCCGGCGCTCGAGGTGGCTTCGCAGCCTTCGAGCGAGCCTCGAGCAGCTCTGCTAATGGCGGGAACCAGTGGCGCACCACGGATAGAGTCTGGTACACTCTACCCCGGTCCACGGACGCGTTCACCGAGCAGAGGGTGTTCTTCATGACCGCCTCCTTCACGCTGTGCAGCGAGCACTACTAGCGGCCTTGCTGCGTGGAGGCCGCAAGAAGGCTTTTGCGCATTTCCCTCCGTTCGCAGAGACGTTGGCCTGTAGGCCCTGCTCAGCTAAGGACCCGCCAAAATGCCCATTTTTTTTACTGAACATTTCAGTTGACAGCGCTTAGCACTGGAACATGCCTTGCGCCCGAAGCAGACTGACACACCTGTGGCTATGGACAGCGACACCACGCTattctgtttcttctttttcttcctactCTCTGTGTTACACCATTGATCACCAACGAAGATTCATTTTGTTGGATATGAATCTAATTCAGTTATTCCGTTAATCAACTGAATAAATTTAGGTATGCAATACAACGCACTGGAAACATGAAAGCCTCATGTAGTTAATCATTATTATTAGACGTGTTGGCGGTACAGCACGTCGtgaaaatgggaagtaaacagctcttggaatgcaacatcagtggtcctcggtCGCCATTGTCGTCAAGAACCTGCATAGCCATAACCTTCCACTTTAAACAATGAAGGGGGAGGTCCGACTGAgtgaaggtatggggcagactttgcgccccctcagatgattaggggggcgcccctcccccccccccccggcccccctcgtgcgcacgcctacgattTCGAGCCTGCACCATCCCATTCGAGCAGTGGTGCAAAAGTTATCTAATTCTCAACTAGCTCGCGTACAAGTACCCACGCTTCGTTGTGAACGTCCAACTGGTGCACGACCGGCCAATGTTGGTGGGAAAAGTGCGGCATAAAAGCCATTAATAGACGCACGCAACACCTTGCATGGTGATGCACACAGTATGTGCAACCTTTATTAGGATTCCTCTTCGGGCGTCTCGTGCAGCTGTTTCACCACAATAAGGGTGAAAGTACGGCCTGGTGTGACGATGATCTCGTGGTTCTCGTTCGTCACCTTGAAGTAGTTGGGCCGATCCCTGCGACCGGTTCCCAACGTGTTCCTGGTCTCGCTGCAGAGGCCGACGGCCATCATGGCGTAGCGATTGGTCTCTCCGCGGTCCGGTAGGGTGGATTTGATGACCGCGCCATCCGACAGAGTAGCGATGACTCCCACGACGCCGCGGTTCCGGTGGAGATTCGCGAACACTTCATTCACCTCGTCGACCGGAGTTCTGAAGCCAGTATCGTCGAAGAGCCGCGATCTGAATTCCCCACGGCGGGGTGGGGCCAAGCCGCCCCGGCGACGTCGCGAGTTCATGGTAGACAGTCGAAGCTGCTTCGAGGACAACTGACGGGTAGCTGTGGGCAATCTGGACAAGCTCTGATGAGCTGCTGTCACTAGGCCTCTAGAACGTCTCTAGAACAGCACGCGATTGTGGCGCTTCGAAGCAATGACAATGCGTATGGACCGACACACTCGTGCTGCACGTGGAGGTAGAGCAGACCGTCTTTTGGTTGTGAAATAGTATGCTCACTGCGGGCGCTAACTGAGAATAGAACAGCATAAAGATGATAAATTAAAGTAAGTTTATATAAATTAAAATTAATTTGGACACGATATTTAATAGGCTTTGCCAACAGAtttaccaaaaagaaaaaagaaaaaggtgcgcGAGCATATCCAGCTGGAATGTCCGTGTCtcacagcgtcgtctgctacacttCTGGCCGGCGATCACATTTTGTTGTCTGAACTGCCATTGTCTTCTACAGATGACTTCGGTGATTACATATTGTTCAGCGAGTTCCTTATGCCCGCGATGCGAGAAACGTACTACGTTAGCGTCAGACGTACCGATTTTATTATACACCTGTTCTGAGTTCTGTTCTGAGCACGCCTCTTTAAACCACAGATTTTGTTAAAAATGAAGGGAAGCTGTAGCATTTTACTTTCGCATCCATAACGCGGCGGCTGATCGCACAAATATTGCAAAGCTACGACACTGCGAGAAAAACAAAAGGACGCCACCACTTAACAGTATTAAAGTTTCAGTAGCGTTCGGGCGTGCAATCTAAGACCCAAGAATCCATCAAGCTTTGTTTCCCAACCCCCGTGCTGCCTGCTTACCAAATTGAGCTTTTCCTAAGAAGAAATAACGAACCAGGCGGGGTTGACGAAATGTTGTCGAAAGACGCATCTGGTTGAGAGTCTTTGGTGCCCCGAATATTCCCTTTCTGTGCACACGAAACAATGTGAAAGACAACTAAACTTTTACGGTACAAGATTCTCTCAATAACGTTTAGtagtgcttccactggggctagttggtatggcattgcgaagtgaaacgatgcgctgcatagatgaacttAGACGAAAGACAGATGAACATGAAACGGACAAGAACCTTGCGCACTAACAACTTTTGTTAGTTTAATAGGCTTAAAAGTTTAAAAGTTTAAAAAGTTTAAAAAGTTTAAAAGTTGTTAgtgcgcaaggtccttgtccgttTCATGTTCATCTGTCTTTCGTCTAAGTTCATCTATAGATGAACTATAGACGCACCACAAAAAGAGAGAATCTTgcgaagtgaaacgatgcgctgcaatgcagcgcatcgtttcacttcgcAAGATTCTCTCTTTTTGTGGTGCGTACGACTGCAAAGATCTTGATATCGTTGTTTCGGCAATGTGCTCATCGCGCATCTATCCTCGTGCTCATTCCTGCTTGCAACAGTGCTCCGAAAGCACGAACCAAATTTCAAGGCAGGAGGCAATAAAGTAAATACAAGGCAAAGTACGAGTTAACGCTACTTTTTTTTGTAACTTGAAACTTGCGGCGAGTACGCGCAGAAAGGGAAGATCCCATCGCAAAGCGCTTGCGTAATGCGTACGTAGTGCCATTCCGCAGTACTAAAACTCTTTATTATTGCCGCAACTTCGATTTTTGCGAGGAAAATCCGATGCGGAGTTTCTGGAGCGTTGTAAGTTACTTTGCAAAACGCGCTCGCTACCATATTAGAAGGAAGATAGAACAGGCGAAGgaatgggaaccatcgttaaaggcgcaacaccacacaacacaagagaagaccagacgagcacaggcgctcgtctgtgctcgtctggtcttctcttgtgttgtgtggtgttgcgcctttaacgatggttcccatgtctgaacaccaactagcccaacagtcaactctcttaaggCGAAGGAAATGCAACGCTACTGCGGCTGATGTATAGCAGGCTTAGTTTTTAATTGAGGCGTTACGGCATCCGAGGTGATCTTGTACAGAATATTGCATTTCCTGGAACAGGACCTGGAACTGGGAATAAGTCAAAACTCGCatctaaaaacttttttttttcgcgggcgatGGCGTCGCGGAACCCCTGAGACGGCTCCTCGGAACCCCGcttgagaaccactgcattaGTATGCTAGCTGTTTCATTGATAAAAgcttatcttttttctctctcggaTATTTCGTATTTAACAGCGCAGCTTGCACGGTTCCCATTTCTTGCTCTTCACTGCTGTTTCGAGCAAAAGGTGGCCCCCCTCCATGGCCCTGGACACGTGACAGTCGTTGAGACTAAGCAGAAGAATAAAAATAGGATGTCACTGTCGGGATCTCGGGGGCGTTCCTTTTATATGTCTAACCAAAGTGGTTGACTAGGAATGCTAATACTGAtgttaataaaaaaaactttcattCTAGTATATTTCAAAAGTTCTATGATAAATTGAGACTAACGTCCACCCGATTATCGGACAGCCAGTGGTGTAGGTCTAATTTTCTTCAGCATCATTACCATCATCATCTCCCAGTACTCGCGGAGCGTTCGACGAAGCCACGAAAGCCACATGTGTTGTGAAGAAGAAGCCGCGATTGCGGTTTTGAATTCCTAATTGCAAACGTATTCTGatagtagcaatgaatcaataagaaaaaaaaatcaataaaaaaagaataagacgttcggtaacacattaatttcattattctaatttctagttaggatgagaagtctgggctgaatgtgcaaataattattgcactcgttcttttatACGTTTGCTTGTCTTTTGCGTTAAATCATTAGTTATGACTTtgaaacttcatatcaacaattcttgaccaatcccccagtgtgggcatgagccatgtgtagaggcacatcatcatcatcatcatcatcatcatcatcatcccagaGGCGTCAATACCGAGGTGAGGCCAGGCATTGTGTATCCCTGGAGCCTGGGCAGCAGATGCCGCCGGCCGGTGCCCGGGCTGACAACGGTAACGCACCATCGCAGTCATTTatcgctcgcttcctctttctttctgtctttttcaacagcggagctgtttaagccgcgCATTGGTCCGTGACGCGTGAACAGAAACGATCaccatcatcacgaaccggcacgcgctctcttcgtcctcttcttcgtcttccgcttcactcccagaacacgtgcgccgatttgtccagcgtggaattcgataactctgatgggcgagagaacgaatacagaaagagagaaagaaagagataccgAAAAATGCTTGGCGAAAAAggatttcttggcgaggcgggattcgaacccgcgtatacacgatccaaaggcgagggtcctaaccacttggctatccaggcacactagcagagcatagcatagccttgtacagtatagtatatcaagggggtgggaaagggaagtgaggacgaAGAGGAgaaatgtgagggtgagaagaggaaacaaaggaggggagagagtaacacatagcatagaaagaatgagaaagagagaaacagagaaagaaatgcagagagatgagagaaagagtgagaatcaaacaaagagagagaaaaagatagaatgaaagacgaagcaagcgagaaatagagagagagagagagagtgaaagaaagagaagaaagagcaagaaagaaaaagaaatatgtagagagagagcaataaacagatagaaataaacagagaaagaaaagacataaaaaacagagagaatagagaaagaaaaataaaaataaagagaaacaaataaggccGCCCAACTCCGCGCTttgttcaggcttggcaccaccagtgcgaaggtgccttaatttgtttctctctacttccttccctctttttctttctttctttctttctttctttctttctttctttctttctttctttctttctttctttctttctttctttctttctttctgcatttctttgtctctatttctcgctttcttattctttctatggtatgctttactctctcccctcctcctcgccctcacatctcTCTTCTTCAACCTCAAttccccacccccttgctataccatactatacatggctatgctatgttcagctagtgtgtatgtatgtgtaccTCTGACTGCTTGTCTTGTAATGCTCGTGCGATTATTGCCGCTGAGTGAATGCAAAATTACGTCATTACGTTTGTAGTAATTTCAAATACGCACTGTAATAAataccacgaaagaaaaaaagtcacaattttgccgcaagggcggagctatgaatgcgatagcaagaaattggaatgtcagacGAAGAACatgaagcagctcgatactcaattccagcgcgccgctgaagcacagagaaggacgcccgaaaagaacgcacaggcatgcacagggcaagcgtgaactaacaactgtcgcagttgttacgtctttgtgcttgagcaacgcgctgcaagtgtcgacaatggagaatcagatgctcttagatatttctttttcttttaaactgcggcgcgtggaatgaccccctgcgtctcctgccacacgggggcgtcagATATAAGGTGTGCCCGgtattctttgttttgtttttttccttccacatcacgcgTCGGTACAAAAAAAGGGCCACTTCGTCGTGCGCATTTTCACGGGCAGTttttcgaattgaaagaaaaattaggagcgttgcgcgatatagaaaacacgctcaatcTCCTCCGaaatttgcttaccaccagcggtaaatggtgtatataaatagctcgccgttatttcgccgcgcatgcatggggcatggttgcgTCGTCTAATGATTCGAATCCCCGATTGGGTgctttggaatttttttcttctgctttatttcttGTGCCTcctttttatatacatatacatacatatacatatccaggacatgacggcgatggcaaaaataagccgagagtgtccatataattgctatcgcaataaaaaatgtctctatagccgagtgcttaggacgctcgccttcggatcgtgtgtacgcaggttcgaatcccgcctcgccaagaatttgtttctctctctacctatttatttctctctccctgtggtcgttctctcgtccatcagagttattgaatCCTACgttggacaaatcggcgcacgcgttctaggagcgaagcaaaagatgaagaagaggacgaaaggagcgcgtgccggttcatgatgatgataatttctgttcacgcgtcacggaccaacgctcggcttaaacagctccgctgttaat includes these proteins:
- the LOC119379098 gene encoding uncharacterized protein LOC119379098, whose protein sequence is MNSRRRRGGLAPPRRGEFRSRLFDDTGFRTPVDEVNEVFANLHRNRGVVGVIATLSDGAVIKSTLPDRGETNRYAMMAVGLCSETRNTLGTGRRDRPNYFKVTNENHEIIVTPGRTFTLIVVKQLHETPEEES